The following are encoded in a window of Balearica regulorum gibbericeps isolate bBalReg1 unplaced genomic scaffold, bBalReg1.pri S41, whole genome shotgun sequence genomic DNA:
- the LOC104635977 gene encoding solute carrier family 22 member 6-like — protein sequence MTFVELLARLGGMGRFQVTYVAALAIPLLMLASHNLLQNFTAGVPEHHCRPRPVANDSAGDVPLLISIPSDGHHRPQRCRRYVEPQWHLLEVNSTVNDTANGAATEPCHDGWTYHDGVFAHTIVTEWDLVCESKTLRQVAQSIYMAGILLGSGLFGVLSDKFGRRALLTWCYLQLGVTGAGTAAAPTFIVYCLCRFLVGLAMAGISLNSASLCMEWIPTEARAVVGTINGYCYTLGQFVLAAVAFGLPHWRWLQLVVSLPFFLFFLYSWLFVESARWQVISGRPDLAIKGLRKVARINRRKDEGDKLSEEALRTLMRQEPPLPGGALAALVRTPGMRTVSCGVAFVWFSTSFAYYGLAMDLQGFGVDIYLSQLVFGAVDIPAKLASVLAISCVGRRVAQGGSLALAGICILANIIVPMELQMLRMAFAVIGKGSLAASFNCAYIFSGELFPTVIRQTGMGLGGTMARVGSMVAPLVRMAADVTPVLPLIIYGAAPIISAIATCFLPETRNVPLPETVKDVERRAGHLKDEEVTVPLSTTKTKDGV from the exons ATGACCTTCGTGGAGCTGCTGGCCCGCCTGGGCGGGATGGGACGTTTCCAGGTGACCTACGTGGCCGCCCTGGCCATTCCGTTGCTGATGCTGGCCAGCCACAACCTTCTGCAGAATTTTACCGCCGGTGTCCCTGAGCACCACTGCCGGCCTCGGCCTGTGGCCAATGACAGTGCCGGGGATGTGCCACTCCTCATCTCCATCCCCTCTGACGGCCACCACCGTCCCCAGCGCTGCCGACGCTATGTGGAACCCCAGTGGCACCTCCTGGAGGTCAACAGCACGGTCAACGATACGGCCAACGGGGCAGCCACTGAGCCTTGCCACGATGGCTGGACCTACCATGATGGTGTCTTTGCTCACACCATCGTTACTGAG TGGGACCTGGTGTGCGAGTCCAAGACATTGAGGCAGGTGGCCCAATCCATCTACATGGCCGGGATCCTCCTGGGCTCTGGCCTCTTTGGGGTCCTCTCCGACAA GTTTGGGCGCCGGGCGCTGCTGACCTGGTGCTACCTGCAGCTGGGGGTGACGGGAGCCGGCACCGCAGCTGCCCCCACCTTCATCGTCTACTGTCTCTGCCGCTTCCTGGTGGGCCTGGCCATGGCTGGTATCTCCCTCAACTCCGCCTCCCTCT GCATGGAGTGGATCCCGACGGAAGCGCGCGCCGTGGTGGGCACCATCAACGGCTACTGCTACACCTTGGGGCAGTTCGTGCTGGCAGCCGTGGCCTTCGGCCTCCCTCACTGGCGCTGGCTCCAGCTCGTCGtctccctccccttcttcctcttcttcctctacTCCTG GCTGTTTGTGGAGTCAGCCCGGTGGCAGGTGATTTCGGGGAGACCCGACCTGGCCATCAAGGGGCTCCGCAAAGTCGCCCGTATCAACAGGAGGAAGGACGAAGGGGACAAGCTCAGCGAAGAG GCGCTGCGGACGTTGATGCGCCAAGAGCCGCCGCTGCCAGGAGGGGCCTTGGCCGCCCTGGTCCGCACCCCCGGTATGAGGACAGTCTCCTGCGGAGTCGCCTTCGTCTG GTTCTCCACCAGCTTCGCCTACTATGGGTTGGCCATGGATCTGCAGGGCTTCGGAGTGGACATCTACCTGAGCCAGCTGGTTTTTGGGGCTGTGGACATCCCGGCCAAGCTGGCCTCGGTGCTGGCCATCAGCTGCGTGGGACGGCGGGTGGCCCAGGGTGGCTCCTTGGCACTCGCTGGCATCTGCATCCTCGCTAACATCATTGTGCCAATGG AACTGCAGATGCTGCGCATGGCCTTCGCAGTGATTGGGAAGGGTTCATTGGCCGCCTCCTTCAACTGTGCCTACATCTTCTCCGGAGAGCTCTTCCCCACCGTCATCAG GCAGACGGGGATGGGCCTGGGGGGCACCATGGCCCGCGTTGGGAGCATGGTGGCCCCGCTGGTGCGCATGGCAGCTGACGTGACCCCAGTGCTGCCCCTCATCATCTACGGGGCTGCCCCCATCATCTCAGCCATCGCCACCTGCTTCCTGCCCGAGACTCGCAACGTGCCCCTGCCCGAGACCGTCAAGGACGTTGAGAGACG AGCAGGTCACCTCAAGGACGAGGAGGTCACTGTCCCCCTGAGTACCACCAAGACCAAGGACGGTGTCTGA